GGACGCGGGTGTCCACCCGGCCGGGATCGGTGCGGGAGAGCTGGTCGACCAGCATCGGCAGCCGCTGCTCGGCGACGTCGAAGGCCGCCGTGCGCAGGCTCCGCATGCTGCGGCTCATCGAGCGGGCCATCCGGCCGGCTATGACGAAGGCGAACAGCAGCGCGATCAGCACGATCGCGGAGTTGATGATCGCGTTGCGGCGGGCGTCGGAGGCGATCTGCTCGGTCTCATCGACCGCGTGCCGCGTCAGCTGCTTCTCGATGGCGCGGTAGGCGTCGAAGGTACCGGTGGAGGTGGCGAACCAGCTCTCGGTGGTGATGCCCTCCGAGCGCAGCTTGCGCGGGCCCGTGCCGCTGCCGATGGTCTCGACCATCTTGTTCATGGAGGGCGGTGCGACGAACCGCTTGCCGTTGGACGTGGCGTCGTCCTTGGCGTCGTCGACCCGCTTGCGGCCCGCCTCCTTGGCCTTGGCCGTCTCACTCTTGAGCAGCTCGACGTCCTCCGGGCGCCCGCCGGAGGTGTACTCGCCCAGCGCGATGCGCTCCAGGTAGTGGTACGAGGCCAGCGCGGTGAGCTGCTGCTTCTTGCTCTTGCCCGTCCCCGGATCGACCAGCAGATGGACGCCGACGCCCCGCTGGAGCGACTCGGCGGCCTTCGCCAGGGAGATCGCGTAGACGGTGCGGCCGTAGGAGGTGACGTTGCCCGTGCCCAGCCCCAGCTCGTTGGCGAACTCCATGAGCGGGTGCTGGATGGTGACGTAGCCCTCTTCCGTCTCCACCCCGCTCAGGTCCTTGGTGTACGCGCTCTCACGCAGCACCGGCAGCCGGGGCTCGACCTTCTCGAAGCCTTTGAGGCGGCGCTTGAGGCCAGGGTTCTCCGGCAGATGGGAGACGGCGCTCTTGAACTTCTTGGCCGCCCGGTCCGTCGCGCCGCGGGCGCTGCGCACCTCGGGGTCGTTCCGGCGGCCCTTGAGGAGGGGCTCGGCGGTGCGGTCACGCTCGTCGATGAGGGCGTTGCCGTAGTCGGCGGCGGCCTCGACCAGTTGGGCGGTGCGCTGGGCCTGCTTGGCGTCCTGCCAGGTCTCGAAGTCGGACTCGACCTTGAAGCCGCCGAAGACGAGGGCGACGAGCACGGGTATGAGCAAGATGGCGTTCAGCCGGGTGGGCACCCGCCAGTTGCGCACCGACATTCTGCTGCCGCTGCCGGTCTGTGCCGCCGAAGGCATCGTCGCATGTGGCCCCTGCGGCGCGGCGGCGCGCGACGGCGGGGTGAAGTTCCCCCTCGACCCGCCCGGTCCCCCGTCTGCTGGGCCCGGCGTTCCCGTCCTGGATCGCCTCACTCGACTTCTCACCTCTCGGCGCTCGGCGCCCCCTGGTCAGCTTGCGCTTTGGACTACTGCTGAGTTCAGGCGAATTCCAGCACGTCAGGGCCGTTCACTCAAAACACTTGACGAATACGGAGGGAGATGGAAGGCGGGCATGAAAAAAAGGGCATTGGGGCCGTGGTGCGCCAAATGGCCTCGGTTTCGTGCGCAGAGCGAGACGTTCTGCTCGCCTGTCGTGTTCACGCGGGCGTAATTGTCTGTCGAAACGTTATGAAGGCGAGGCCGGACATGGCGAAGAACACAGCCGCTGAAGGCGGGCCGCCTCCGGCCGGCCACCGGCGCTCTGGCGTCGGTGGCCGGACGGATCCCCGTCCGGCTGTGGGCGCGGCCTCGCGCGGCCGAGCCCCGGCACGCCCCCCGAAGCTCCCGGGTACGCGCGCCGGGCGCGCTACTTGAGGCGGGCGAGCAGCGCGTGCTCCACGAGGGTGATCAGCCCGCTCTTCGCCTCGGCACGGTGGCGGGCGTCGGTGATGATGATCGGTGTGTCCGGGCCGATCTGGAGGGCTTCGCGGACTTCTTCCGGGGTGTAGGGCTGATGTCCGTCGAAGCCGTTGAGGGCGATGACGAAGGGCAGACCGCTGTTCTCGAAATAGTCGACCGCCGGGAAACAGTCCGCGAGACGACGGGTGTCGACCAGCACGACAGCGCCGATCGCACCGCGCACCAAGTCGTCCCACATGAACCAGAAACGGTCCTGACCCGGCGTACCGAACAAATAAAGGATCAGGTCGTCGTCGAGGGTGATACGGCCGAAATCCATGGCCACCGTCGTGGTGGTCTTGCCCGCGGTGTGGCTCAGGTCGTCGATACCCGCGGACGCGGAGGTCATGACGGCCTCGGTGCGCAGCGGGTTGATCTC
This sequence is a window from Streptomyces sp. NBC_01775. Protein-coding genes within it:
- a CDS encoding GTP-binding protein gives rise to the protein MGQASQQGYGMPATGRSTTSAKIVVAGGFGVGKTTFVGAVSEINPLRTEAVMTSASAGIDDLSHTAGKTTTTVAMDFGRITLDDDLILYLFGTPGQDRFWFMWDDLVRGAIGAVVLVDTRRLADCFPAVDYFENSGLPFVIALNGFDGHQPYTPEEVREALQIGPDTPIIITDARHRAEAKSGLITLVEHALLARLK